From Candidatus Eisenbacteria bacterium:
CCACTCCGGCTTCCAGCTCGCGGAGTCGTGGCGCAGCGCCAACCACCTGGACGACGAACTGGACGGCCTGCTGGACTACGCGTTCTCGGAGGAGCTGGGTTACCTCACGGCCTGCCCCACCAACGCGGGCACCGGCCTGCGCTGCTCGGTGCTGATCCACCTGCCGGCCCTGGTGCTCACCAAGCAGATCACCAAGGTGCTGCAGGGCGTGACCCAGGTGGGCCTGGCCGTGCGCGGCTTCTACGGCGAGGGCTCGGAGGTGATGGGCAACTTCTTCCAGGTGAGCAACCAGACCACGCTGGGTCACCGCGAGAAGGAGACGGCCGAGAACCTGGAGCGGGTCACGCGACAGCTGATCGAGTACGAGGAGAAGGCGCGCGAGGTGCTGCTGCGCGACGCCCGGCTGCAGATCGAGGACAAGATCTACCGCGCCCTGGGCACGCTGGCGTACTGCCGCAGCATCGGGTCGCAGGAGACCCTGAACCTCAGCTCGGCGGTGCGCTTCGGCGTGGCGCTGGAGCTGCCGGGGCTGCCGCCGCTGCCGGTGCTGAACGAAATACTGGTATTCTCGCAGCCGGCGCACCTGCAGCGCATGCTGGGCCGCGAGATCGGCCCGACGGAACGCAACGTGGCCCGGGCGGAGTACGTCCGGGGCCGCCTGAATTCGAACGAGACCCGCGCGGATCGCGCGTAGACGACGGAAGTCCCGAGGGAGCCATGCAAGACAAATTCACGGAACGCGTCCGCAAGGTGATGTACCTGGCCCGCGAGGAAGCCGCCCGGCTGCAGCACGACTACATCGGCACGGAGCACCTGCTGCTGGGAGTGGTCCGCGAGGGAGAGGGCATCGCCGCCACGGTGCTCAACAACCTGGGGCTCGACCTGGACCAGATCCGCCAGGCGGTCGAGAACATGGTCTCCAGCAGCGGGGGGACGCTGACCATCGGCGAGATCCCGTTCACGCCGCGCGCCAAGCGCGTGCTGGAGCTGGCGGTGGACGAGGCGCGCCAGCTGGGACACAACTACGTGGGCACCGAGCACCTGCTCCTGGGGCTGATCCGGGAGGGCGAGGGGGTGGCCGCGCGCGTGCTCATGGAACTCGGGGTGGACCGCAAGAAGGTCCGCGAGGAGACGCTCAAGCTGCTCGGCGGCGCGCCGTCGGCGGGCGCGCAGGAGAAGGAAGAAAAGGTGGAGACCCCGGCGCTGAACCAGTTCGGGCGGGACCTCACGCAGCTGGCCCGCGAGGGCAAGCTGGACCCGGTGATCGGGCGCGACTCGGAGATCGAGCGCGTCATCCAGGTGCTGTGCCGCCGCAAGAAGAACAACCCGGTGCTGATCGGCGAGCCGGGCGTGGGCAAGACGGCCATCGCGGAGGGCCTGGGGCAGCGCATCGTGGAGGGCAAGGTGCCCGAGCTGCTCAAGGACCGGCGCATCGTCACGCTGGATCTCGCGGCGGTGGTGGCCGGCACGAAGTACCGCGGCCAGTTCGAGGAGCGGCTCAAGGCCGTGATGAACGAGATCCGCGAGTCGCGCGACACCATCATCTTCATCGACGAGCTGCACACCATCGTGGGCGCGGGCGGCGCGGAGGGGGCCATCGACGCCTCCAACATGCTCAAGCCGGCGCTGGCGCGCGGCGAGCTGCAGTGCATCGGCGCCACCACGCTGGACGAGTACCGCAAGTACATCGAGAAGGACGGCGCGCTGGAGCGCCGCTTCCAGCCCATCATGGTGGACCCGCCCAGCCTGGAGCAGGCGATCCTCATCATCCGTGGCCTGCGCGACAAGTACGAGGCCCACCACGGCGTGAAGATCACCGACGGCGCGGTGGAGGCGGCGGTGCGGCTGAGCGACCGGTACATGAGCGACCGCTTCCTGCCGGACAAGGCCATCGACGTGATCGACGAGGCCGGCTCGCGCGCGCGCCTGTCCACGGCCCACGCGCCCGCCGAGATCCGCGAGCACGAGAAGAAGATCGACGAGGTGGTCAAGGAGAAGGAGGCCTCCATCGGGGCGCAGGAGTACGAGAAGGCCGCCAAGTTCCGCGACCGGGAGCGCGAGCTGCGCAGCCAGCTCAAGGAGATGAAGCGCAACTGGAGCGAGACCAAGGCCGGAACCGACGCGATGGTGGACGAGGAGATGATCGCGCGGATCATCTCCACCATGACCGGCATCCCGATCATCAAGCTGGAGCAGAAGGAGTCCGAGAAGCTCCTGCGGATGGAGGAGGTCATGGGCCAGCGGATCGTCGGCCAGCTCGAGGCGGTGACCGCCATCTCCAAGGCCGTGCGGCGCAACCGCGGCGGCCTGCGCGACCCGCGGCGCCCCATCGGCTCGTTCATCTTCCTGGGCCCGACCGGGGTGGGCAAGACCGAGCTGGCGCGGGTGCTCGCCGAGTTCCTGTTCGACGACCCGGACGCGCTGATCCGCATCGACATGTCGGAGTTCATGGAGAAGTTCAACGTCTCCCGCCTGGTGGGCGCGCCGCCGGGCTACGTGGGCTACGAGGAGGGCGGCCAGCTCACCGAGAAGGTGCGCCGCAAGCCGTACTCGGTGGTGCTCCTGGACGAGATCGAGAAGGCCCACCCGGACGTCTTCAACCTGCTCCTTCAGGTATTGGACGACGGGCAGCTGACCGACAGCATGCGCCGCAAGGTGAACTTCAAGAACACGGTGCTGATCATGACCAGCAACCTGGGCTCGCGCATGCTGCGCGGGCGCAGCTCCCTGGGCTTCCAGAAGCAGGGGGCGGAGACCACGCACGAGAACCAGAAGAAGGCGGTGCTGGACGAGGTGAAGCGGGTCTTCAACCCCGAGTTCCTCAACCGCATCGACGACATCATCGTGTTCCACTCGCTGGGCATGCCGGAGATGGAGAAGATCATCGAGATCCTGGTGAACCAGCTGCGCGCGCGGCTGGCGCAGCAGAAGATCGACCTGGAGGTGTCGCCCGAGGCGGTGCACCTGCTGATCGATCGCGGGTTCGACCCGCAGCTGGGCGCGCGCCCGCTGCGCCGGGCCATCCAGAGGCTGCTCGAGGATCCCCTCGCCGAGCGCGTCCTGGGAGGGGCGGTCAAGGAGGGATCGCGCGTGCGCGCCGTGGTCCAGGGCGAGGAGATCGTGTTTGAGTCCGAAACCGTCGAAACCAGTGCCTGACGCACCCGCCCGCCGACCCGCGCCGGGGCGACGGGCGATCCCCGCATGGATCCCCGCGGTCGCGGCGCTGCTGGCGCTGGCGGCCCCGCCGGCCCGCGCCCAGTTCCCGGGGGAGGAGGGCCGGCCCGGTCCCGGCGGGCCGGACCCGCGCGCGCAGGAGCGCCGCGTGCCGGCCCCCCATGACCCTTCGCGGGCCCTGAAACCGGCCGCTCCGGGCGCAATCACCCCCCTGCCGCCCGCGCCCGCCGACGCCGCCATGGTGGACTCGGTGTGGGTGAGCGGCGTGGCCCGCGTGGATTCCGCGCTGGTGGCCCGCAAGCTCGGCGTGCGTGCCGGCGACCGCTACAACCCCGAGTCCGTCCGCCGCGGCCTGCGGGCGCTGTTCGACCTCGGCTACTTCTCCGACCTGCGACTGGACGCCGACACGCTCACCGACGGCACGGTGGTGCTGACGCTGACGGTGCAGGAACGCCCCACCGTGGGCGCGGTGGAGTTCACCGGCAACAAGAACGTGGATGCCTCCAAGCTGCGGACCGCCGTGGGAGTGAGCCCGGGACAATGGGCCGACGCCGACATGCTGGCGGCGGAGGCGGGCAGGCTGCGCGAGTTCTACCGCGGCGAGGGCTACGCGGGGGCCGTGATCGAGGCCCGCCTGGTTCCGCCCGACTCCCGGATGCCCAACGTCATCTTCGAGATCCGCGAGGGCGACAAGGTCCGGATCGAAGCCATCACCTTCACCGGCAACCGCGCGTTCGAGGCCAAGCAGATCCGCAAGGCCCTGCAGACCCACCCGCACGGCTTCCTGCGCAGCGGCACCTACAAGCCGGAGGAGCTGGAAGCAGACGTGGAGAACGTGGCCACGTTCTACAAGGACCGCGGGTACCGGCAGGTGCACGTGGGCTCCCCGGAACTCGCCTACGACACCACCGGCACCCGGCTCACGGTGAACTTCCCGGTGATCGAGGGCCCACTGGAGCGGTTCGGCGTGACGCGATGGACCGGCTCCACGGTGTTTCCCGACTCCATGCTGCCGCACTTCCTGGACTACCGCCCCGGGGACGTGTACAGCCAGGCGAAGGTGCGCAAGACCATGGAGGCGATCTACGGCGCCTACCTGGACCGCGGCTACATATTCGCCGACCTGGACCCGCAGATGGGCACCCGCGACTCGCTGGTGGACCTCCAGTATGCCGTCACCGAGGGCCGCCAGGCCCACCTGCGCGAGCTCAAGGTCACCGGCAACCAGCGCACCAAGGAGAAGGTGGTGCGCCGCCAGATCCTGATGCGCCAGGGGGACGTGTTCCGCCGCACCGCGCTGCAGCGGAGCCAGCGCGACGTGTTCTCGCTGGGGCTGTTCTCCAACGTGCTGGTGGACTACCAGCCCGCGCCGGAGCCCAATCCCAACGGCGACGTGGACCTGACCATCAAGGTGGAGGAGAAGGAGACCGGCACCGCCAGCGCGGGCGCGGGCTACTCCAGCCAGACCGGGATGACCGGCTTCGCGGACCTGGGACACAAGAACATCTTCGGCGGCGGGCAGTCCGTGAATCTCCACCTGGAGCGCGGCAGCAACGTGAGCGACTACCAGCTCAGCTACACCGAGCCCTTCTTCAAGGACACCCCCACCACGGTGGGCTTCGACGTGTTCAACACCTTCCGCAACCGGGCGTCGGCCTCGGTGTCCTCCATCGCCACCTACTACGACACCAAGCGCCGCGGCGCGGCGATCACCCTGGGCCGGCCGGTGGGCTTCATCGACTACAGCCGCTTCTCGTTCACCTACCGGCTGGAGGACGTGACGCTCACCAACTTCATCGACAGCCTGATCTGCAAGGACGGCTCGGCCACCTGCCCGGACTCGCTGAAGACGCTGAACGGCTCGTACACGCCGGACATCACCTACCTCAAGGGCCAGAAGTACCCGCAGCTGACCAGCTCCATCACGGTGTACTTCACGCGCAACAGCACCAACAACCCGTTCTACGCCACGGCCGGCTCCGCGCTGACCTACCGTCTGGGAATCACCGGCGGGCTGCTGGGCGGCGTGGTGAGCTTCAACAAGCAGGTCCTGGACTGGAAGCACTACGTGCACCTGGGCGGGCCGTTCACGCTGATGCACCGCCACCGCCTGGGGGTGCTGGCGGGCAACAGCACGAATGCGAAGCTCGACCCGGTGCCGCTCTACGAGCTGTTCCGCCTGGGCGGGACCACCGAGGACTACCTGCGCGGCTACCCCGACTATGACATCGTGCCCGAAGGCAACCGCCAGACGCTGGGCGGAAAGTGGGCGCTGGTGAACTCGCTGGAGCTGCAGTTCCCCGTGACCAACCCGGTGCACGGCGTGCTCTTCCTGGACGCCGGCAACACCTGGAACAGCTGGGCGGACATCAAGGCGCAGCCGCTCAAGTACCGCACTTCGATCGGACTGGGGATTCGCATGGAGATCCCGATGCTG
This genomic window contains:
- a CDS encoding protein arginine kinase, translated to MTPALKELARRPSRWLDASGPHSEVVLSTRVRLARNVLGAPFTHRAREEQLHQVLHSVVSAARRTGSLRDSVLLRMGDLAGLDRQFLVERHLVSHDLVEGSSTRGLLLGPDETASIMINEEDHLRLQVIHSGFQLAESWRSANHLDDELDGLLDYAFSEELGYLTACPTNAGTGLRCSVLIHLPALVLTKQITKVLQGVTQVGLAVRGFYGEGSEVMGNFFQVSNQTTLGHREKETAENLERVTRQLIEYEEKAREVLLRDARLQIEDKIYRALGTLAYCRSIGSQETLNLSSAVRFGVALELPGLPPLPVLNEILVFSQPAHLQRMLGREIGPTERNVARAEYVRGRLNSNETRADRA
- a CDS encoding ATP-dependent Clp protease ATP-binding subunit; this encodes MQDKFTERVRKVMYLAREEAARLQHDYIGTEHLLLGVVREGEGIAATVLNNLGLDLDQIRQAVENMVSSSGGTLTIGEIPFTPRAKRVLELAVDEARQLGHNYVGTEHLLLGLIREGEGVAARVLMELGVDRKKVREETLKLLGGAPSAGAQEKEEKVETPALNQFGRDLTQLAREGKLDPVIGRDSEIERVIQVLCRRKKNNPVLIGEPGVGKTAIAEGLGQRIVEGKVPELLKDRRIVTLDLAAVVAGTKYRGQFEERLKAVMNEIRESRDTIIFIDELHTIVGAGGAEGAIDASNMLKPALARGELQCIGATTLDEYRKYIEKDGALERRFQPIMVDPPSLEQAILIIRGLRDKYEAHHGVKITDGAVEAAVRLSDRYMSDRFLPDKAIDVIDEAGSRARLSTAHAPAEIREHEKKIDEVVKEKEASIGAQEYEKAAKFRDRERELRSQLKEMKRNWSETKAGTDAMVDEEMIARIISTMTGIPIIKLEQKESEKLLRMEEVMGQRIVGQLEAVTAISKAVRRNRGGLRDPRRPIGSFIFLGPTGVGKTELARVLAEFLFDDPDALIRIDMSEFMEKFNVSRLVGAPPGYVGYEEGGQLTEKVRRKPYSVVLLDEIEKAHPDVFNLLLQVLDDGQLTDSMRRKVNFKNTVLIMTSNLGSRMLRGRSSLGFQKQGAETTHENQKKAVLDEVKRVFNPEFLNRIDDIIVFHSLGMPEMEKIIEILVNQLRARLAQQKIDLEVSPEAVHLLIDRGFDPQLGARPLRRAIQRLLEDPLAERVLGGAVKEGSRVRAVVQGEEIVFESETVETSA
- the bamA gene encoding outer membrane protein assembly factor BamA; translation: MPDAPARRPAPGRRAIPAWIPAVAALLALAAPPARAQFPGEEGRPGPGGPDPRAQERRVPAPHDPSRALKPAAPGAITPLPPAPADAAMVDSVWVSGVARVDSALVARKLGVRAGDRYNPESVRRGLRALFDLGYFSDLRLDADTLTDGTVVLTLTVQERPTVGAVEFTGNKNVDASKLRTAVGVSPGQWADADMLAAEAGRLREFYRGEGYAGAVIEARLVPPDSRMPNVIFEIREGDKVRIEAITFTGNRAFEAKQIRKALQTHPHGFLRSGTYKPEELEADVENVATFYKDRGYRQVHVGSPELAYDTTGTRLTVNFPVIEGPLERFGVTRWTGSTVFPDSMLPHFLDYRPGDVYSQAKVRKTMEAIYGAYLDRGYIFADLDPQMGTRDSLVDLQYAVTEGRQAHLRELKVTGNQRTKEKVVRRQILMRQGDVFRRTALQRSQRDVFSLGLFSNVLVDYQPAPEPNPNGDVDLTIKVEEKETGTASAGAGYSSQTGMTGFADLGHKNIFGGGQSVNLHLERGSNVSDYQLSYTEPFFKDTPTTVGFDVFNTFRNRASASVSSIATYYDTKRRGAAITLGRPVGFIDYSRFSFTYRLEDVTLTNFIDSLICKDGSATCPDSLKTLNGSYTPDITYLKGQKYPQLTSSITVYFTRNSTNNPFYATAGSALTYRLGITGGLLGGVVSFNKQVLDWKHYVHLGGPFTLMHRHRLGVLAGNSTNAKLDPVPLYELFRLGGTTEDYLRGYPDYDIVPEGNRQTLGGKWALVNSLELQFPVTNPVHGVLFLDAGNTWNSWADIKAQPLKYRTSIGLGIRMEIPMLGPIGFDYAYGFARKKWVPHILFGGQF